The Acidobacteriota bacterium genomic interval GGACTCGTTCCCGTGATGGGAGTAGGGTCGGCAACGAACGAGCATCAGCCTGAGCCCATCGAGCCCGGATCAGCCGTGAGCGCGGTGCTGGTAAGCGGCGATCTCGACATCGCGGCCACCTGCACGGTCACCTACATCGATCCACAGCGCCTGCTCGCCTGCGGACATCCGCTGACCCAGTACGGCATGGTCGACATGCCGATGACCAAAGCCAGCGTGGTCGCAACCCTGGCTTCTCCGTACTACGCGTATAAGATCGTCAACACCGCCGACGAGATCGGCACTTTCGTGCAGGACCGCCACAGCGGAATCCTGGGACGCTTCGGCGAAGCCTCCAAGATGATTCCCGTAACGGTAACCATTCACGGCGGCAGCAAGCCGAAACAGATGAACTTTTCGGTGCTGAACAATGCCAAACTCACGCCGCTCATCATGATGACTGCTGTTTATCAGGCTCTGCAGTCGCAGAATCAGTACGGCGACCAAGTCACGTACCGCATGAACGGCGACATCGCCGTCAACGGATTCCCCTCCGTGCACATGCACAACATGTTCAGTTCCAACGATGCCGCCCCGAGTTCCGTACTCGCCGCCCTTAATCTCGGCGACCACTTCGGACGCATCTTCGAGAACCCCTACACGACGCCCGGAATTGAAGGCGTAAATCTTAACTTCGATGTAACTCCAGAACGCCGCGCAGCTCACGTTGAGACGGCGCGCACCGACGTCACCGAGGCGCGTCCGGGCGACGAGATCACGATCGAAGCGGTTCTTCGTCCATATCGCGGCGACCCAATCGTGCGTCAGATTCCGGTAAAGATCCCGACCTCTGTACCCAAAGGCCAGCTCCGCATCCTGGTCAGCGACAGCGAGACTCTCGACCGCAGCCGCAAGCTGCCCACAACCTTCGGCCGCACGCTGCAACTCGGATCCACCATCGATCTGCTGAACAAAGAGCACGCCAATAACAACTTGTACGTTTCGCTGCTGGAAGCCAATCCCGAAGCCATGGTCGAGGACAAAGTGATGCCAACCCTGCCGCTTTCGGTCATGAACGTCATGCAAGGCATGCGCGGCGCTCAGGACATGTACGTCAGCGGCGAGTCCGCGGTCGACGAGACCTCCACGCCCATGGACTATGTAGTCTCAGGCGCGCAGGTGCTCACCCTGCAAATCAAGTAATCTGGAGACATGGCAAGAGGTTTCGATAGCAAGTCAGTAGAAGAGCAGCAAGCCGAAGCAAGGCGCGAGCCAGCACACAATCAAAGGCTTACCCCAGAGGAGATCGAAAGCCGTCGCAAACGCGACGGCCTTTTGCTTGCCCGCACGAATGTTCAATCCCAGCTCAACTCGGCAACTAATCCCACTCACCGGCAGATGCTCGAGGGAGCCTTAGCTGAACTGGATCGACAGCTCGCGGAACTGGGCTCCTGATTATCGCGAGTCTTCGGATGCTCCTCCGCAATCGACCGCGCGGGTGACGAAATGCAGCACCCCGCTAGCGCAGCTGGTTCTGTAGGC includes:
- a CDS encoding SpoIVB peptidase S55 codes for the protein MGLTVPAISIPRCRIVPRLRMKSIFAFLGRISPLIFVCVAAVAQSATPVAQPRVAPEILKVGEIHRGMRGVAYTVFEGVKPEPMEVEVLGILPNLNGPKSDLILARLHGEKVEYTGVVAGMSGSPVYIDGKLVGAISYRIGQFSKEPICGITPIEEMLEIDALDRTQPEPISARTQAPKTLGKTSVGDVPPDNDLRNFVSLMQPIDAPFVFSGFTEESIRRFSSQFAQAGLVPVMGVGSATNEHQPEPIEPGSAVSAVLVSGDLDIAATCTVTYIDPQRLLACGHPLTQYGMVDMPMTKASVVATLASPYYAYKIVNTADEIGTFVQDRHSGILGRFGEASKMIPVTVTIHGGSKPKQMNFSVLNNAKLTPLIMMTAVYQALQSQNQYGDQVTYRMNGDIAVNGFPSVHMHNMFSSNDAAPSSVLAALNLGDHFGRIFENPYTTPGIEGVNLNFDVTPERRAAHVETARTDVTEARPGDEITIEAVLRPYRGDPIVRQIPVKIPTSVPKGQLRILVSDSETLDRSRKLPTTFGRTLQLGSTIDLLNKEHANNNLYVSLLEANPEAMVEDKVMPTLPLSVMNVMQGMRGAQDMYVSGESAVDETSTPMDYVVSGAQVLTLQIK